The Chloroflexota bacterium genome includes the window CGTTCCTGGACGAACATTTGCATTGCCGGGATGTACGCGAGCGGCTGCGCGATCGTGATCCCATCGCCGGCGGTTGCGCCGAACCCGTTCGCCCACAACGCGCGGTGAAAGTCGAGATGCTCCGCGCCACGCCCGTCTTTGAACACTTTGCCGATGATGTGCCGAGTCGCGTTTTCTCCCGGTGCTGCGGACGAACGCGTCAGTTCGTACGCGATGACGCAGCGGCGGCGCGGCTTGTATTTTAGAATTTCCAATCGTGTGACTGCCGGGAAACGTTCGTCCACCTGCGCGGCGAGCCAATGCCCGGCAAGATCGGCGCGCGTCGCGCGAAACAAACGCCGGCGTAATTTGTCGTCGAACAGCGGAGTCCCCAACGGGTCACGCGCGCTCGTGTGCGGAAACAGCCAGCCGAGCACTTGGTGCGCGTTGCGCCGCCACGTGTGGTTCTGCAACACGTACCGCGCGCCTTGCCAACCAAGCTGGGTGCGCGCGGCATCGTGCGCGGCAAGCTCCGCGATCTGCGCGGCGAGCGCGGCGGCGTCGCCCGGCGGATACAAACGCGCGTTCACGCCGTCGGTCACGAACTCGGCAATCGGCGGCAGATTCGCCGCGATGGTCGCGACGCCGCACGCGAGGTACTCGACCAGTTTCAACGGCGAGAAATAAAAATCGGCGAGCGCGGGATGCGGCGACACCGCGATGTCCATCGCCGCGATGTACGCCGGCACGTCGTGATTCGGAATCGGCGGCACCATCGTCGCGGCGATGCCGCGTTCCGCAATACGCGCGCGCACCGCGTCGGGAATGTCGCCGACGAGCAAGAGATGCGGCGCACTCCCGCGCGCGGCGAATGGATCGCGCGCGGCGGTCTGCGCGACCGCTTCGATCAAGATGTCGAGATCGTGCCAGGGCTTGACCGTGCCGACAAACCCGACGACGAATTTGTCCGCGAGACCCAGTTGCGCGCGGACCGCATCGCCGCTCACGGCGGGATGAAAATATTGCTCGTCCACCGCATTCGGGAGAACGTGGACGTGTTCCGGGCTTGCGCCGCGCTGAATCACATAGTCGCGCAACGGCGCGGAGACGACCGAGATCGCGTCGGCTTGGGTCAACATGCGCATTTCGATCTCGGCGGCGTCGCGATCCCGGCTCAACGTGCGATAGCGCGCCGCTTCGACGCGCAGCGGCGCGTTGACCTCGAGGACGAACGGCAACCCGGTCACGGCGGCGAGCCGCGCGCCAGCATCACTCCACAACGAATACCGTTCGTAAATCAAAGTAACTTGTTCGCGCGCGATCAGCGCCAGCCCGGCGCGGACGCTCGCGTCGGCAATCTGCATGGCGAGAAATTCGCGCGTATCTGCCGAAAGATTTTTCGTGTCGAACAAACGGGATGCAACTTCAACGACCTGCGCGTTCGGCGCGATCCCGTCGCCGGCACGCGGCGTAATCAGCGTAACGCGATGCCCCAGCGCGGCGAACGCGTCAATCATCGCGCGCACATGGATGGACGCGCCTTTCGCGCCGCGAATCGGAATGCCGGGGTCGGCGCAAATGTACAGGATATTCATAGAATTGCCGATTGCCGATTTTCGAATTTCGATTGGAGCAACGCCGTGTCGGCATTCGAGAATCGAAAACTGGGATTGGCTGTGATCCAATCGCGCAACACAGCCACATTTTTTTGCAGATCGAATTTTTGCGCGACGGCGGCGCGCGCGGCGTTGCCCATGCGCTCGCGCAGAGCCGCGTCGGCGAGCAAACGCGCGAGCGCGTCGGCGAGCGCCGCCGCGTCGTTCTGCGGCGTCAGCAAGCCAGTCGCGTCGGGGTCAATGATTTCCGGCACGCCCGTCACATCAGTCGAGACGGCGGGCACGCGCATCGCCAGCGCTTCGAGCAAAACAGTCGGCAAGCCGTCGCGATTGCCGTCCGCCCCGACGACGCACGGCAGTGCGAACACCGCCGCGCGCCGATACGCCGCGATCACATCGTCTTGCGATTTGGGTCCGACGAGGCGCACCTGACTGTCGAGCGCGAGTTCGGCGATCAACGCGCGGAGCGCCGCATCTTGCGGACCCTTGCCGACGATCTCGCACTGAAACGCCGCGCCGCGCTCGCGCAACTGCGCGCACGCGCGAATCAAATCGTCGAATCCTTTTTTCTCGACGAGCCGCCCGATGCCAAGGATCAACGGATCGCGCCGGGCATGGGGCACGTAATCGGCGGCGGGATCGAATTGTGCGAGATCAATGCCGTTGTACAATTTGTGAATGCGGTCGGGCGGGATCGCCATCTCCGCGCGCGGGAGCAAACCATCCAGACTGCTGGAACCCACC containing:
- a CDS encoding glycosyltransferase, whose protein sequence is MNILYICADPGIPIRGAKGASIHVRAMIDAFAALGHRVTLITPRAGDGIAPNAQVVEVASRLFDTKNLSADTREFLAMQIADASVRAGLALIAREQVTLIYERYSLWSDAGARLAAVTGLPFVLEVNAPLRVEAARYRTLSRDRDAAEIEMRMLTQADAISVVSAPLRDYVIQRGASPEHVHVLPNAVDEQYFHPAVSGDAVRAQLGLADKFVVGFVGTVKPWHDLDILIEAVAQTAARDPFAARGSAPHLLLVGDIPDAVRARIAERGIAATMVPPIPNHDVPAYIAAMDIAVSPHPALADFYFSPLKLVEYLACGVATIAANLPPIAEFVTDGVNARLYPPGDAAALAAQIAELAAHDAARTQLGWQGARYVLQNHTWRRNAHQVLGWLFPHTSARDPLGTPLFDDKLRRRLFRATRADLAGHWLAAQVDERFPAVTRLEILKYKPRRRCVIAYELTRSSAAPGENATRHIIGKVFKDGRGAEHLDFHRALWANGFGATAGDGITIAQPLAYIPAMQMFVQERAPGATLDDSLNTPDFSARVRASAVAIAKLHKTRVQPPKTYALADELAHLAEWAADLATHKPDYAYAIERQLAALNAWANILPPVELAPAHRDFYYSQLLFADWRITLIDLDLFARADPAIDVANFAAHLRFLALTHFANAHALDQEVAAFVDEYARRQSVTPEFFARLAFYETATYFRLMHVVVQRPQFADLFLPLFELTSEHILGQASPRAVPVPHHA
- a CDS encoding glycosyltransferase, whose protein sequence is MTIGYILKMYPRFSETFILNEILELERQGVDVRIYSLRKPDDGRFHANLARVRAPVTYLPEYLPSDARRVFNAQRVLFRADPRRYARVLGYALTRGNLHALKRFFQAVVLADDVRAHPVTHLHAHFASSATRVAMFVRLLTGTPYSFTAHAKDIFLNTVDADLLRDKIRAARFVVTVSAFNHAYLTRLVNQVGSSSLDGLLPRAEMAIPPDRIHKLYNGIDLAQFDPAADYVPHARRDPLILGIGRLVEKKGFDDLIRACAQLRERGAAFQCEIVGKGPQDAALRALIAELALDSQVRLVGPKSQDDVIAAYRRAAVFALPCVVGADGNRDGLPTVLLEALAMRVPAVSTDVTGVPEIIDPDATGLLTPQNDAAALADALARLLADAALRERMGNAARAAVAQKFDLQKNVAVLRDWITANPSFRFSNADTALLQSKFENRQSAIL